A single Elaeis guineensis isolate ETL-2024a chromosome 15, EG11, whole genome shotgun sequence DNA region contains:
- the LOC105058802 gene encoding polyribonucleotide nucleotidyltransferase 2, mitochondrial isoform X2, protein MRREGAPKERELLCGRLIDRPIRPLFPPGFYHDVQVMVNVLSSDGKHDPDVMAANATSAALMLSGIPWNGPIGVIRVGRIDGKFVFNPTMDELSLSDLNLVYACTRDRTLMIDVQAREISEKDLQAGLKLAHPEAVKYIDPQIRLAEKAGKKKKEYKLSMISDRTLEKIRSLAEAPIEAVFTDSTYGKFERGEALDKITHAVKAKLEEEGDEESLNVLPKAIDMVRKKIIRHRIIKEGVRVDGRQLDEVRPLYCESGTYPILHGSSLFSRGDTQVLCTVTLGAPGDAQRLDSIVGPPTKRFMLHYSFPPFSINEVGKRGGLNRREVGHGTLAEKALLAVLPPENDFPYTVRVNSEVMASDGSTSMATVCGGSMALMDAGIPVREHVAGVSVGLVTEVDPSTGMINDYRILTDILGLEDHLGDMDFKIAGTRKGITAIQLDIKPAGIPVDIICECLEPARKGRNHILDRMEQEICAPRTMGDGSTPRLATLKFSNNSIQRLLGPLGSQRKKIEQETGARIAVSDGTVTIVAKNRSVMEKAKEQVDFLIGREIEVGGIYKGVISSIKEYGAFVEFNGGQQGLLHISELSHEPVSRVSDVVSVGQDLSVMCIGQDVRGNIKLSLKAMLPWAGSEKKNLESQDSVPPKQEVNVWASVENVPMCQENQDSEVEPATNSMPAVVIRSAAECDAQDIAAGQHSINKSGKGTKTSPRPYNASSRHRDDFRSTLTKRKPISSPNQIPMKKESEPKDFCGSKPETDSGPGTLLHALMQNDADVKPKSLGSTSVRAGSLKLGDRVIAKVYQIRTHGLVLELGGGLRGMYKFEINGRRDFEVGKELHVQCSSFSSKGIPVFSLLEDE, encoded by the exons ATGCGCAGGGAGGGTGCCCCCAAGGAACGCGAACTTTTATGTGGTCGTCTTATTGACCGACCTATCCGTCCACTCTTTCCTCCAGGCTTTTACCATGATGTCCAG GTCATGGTAAATGTTCTTTCGTCTGATGGGAAGCATGATCCAGACGTAATGGCAGCGAATGCCACATCTGCTGCTCTTATGCTATCTGGTATCCCTTGGAATGGGCCTATTGGTGTGATACGTGTGGGGAGGATAGATGGGAAATTTGTTTTTAATCCAACCATGGATGAG CTAAGCTTAAGTGATCTCAACTTGGTCTATGCATGTACAAGGGACAGGACACTAATGATAGATGTACAAGCTCGTGAGATCTCAGAAAAAGATCTACAAGCTGGATTAAAGCTTGCACATCCTGAG GCTGTCAAATACATTGACCCCCAGATTAGATTGGCTGAAAAAGCTggcaaaaagaagaaagaatataAATTATCAATGATTTCAGATAGGACACTAGAGAAGATACGGAGCTTGGCGGAAGCACCTATTGAAGCTGTCTTTACGGATTCGACATATGGCAAG TTTGAACGTGGAGAGGCCTTGGATAAAATTACTCATGCTGTAAAAGCCAAACTTGAAGAAGAAGGTGATGAAGAGAGCTTGAATGTTCTGCCAAAGGCAATTGATATGGTTAGGAAAAAG ATAATTCGCCATAGGATCATCAAGGAAGGTGTTAGAGTTGATGGTAGACAACTTGATGAAGTTAGACCTTTGTATTGTGAATCTGGTACATATCCCATTTTACATGGATCCTCACTTTTCTCACGTGGAGACACTCAG GTACTATGCACAGTTACACTTGGGGCTCCTGGAGATGCTCAACGACTGGACTCTATTGTTGGCCCCCCTACAAAACGTTTCATGCTTCACTATAGTTTTCCACCATTCTCAATCAATGAGGTTGGCAAGCGCGGTGGTTTGAATAGGCGCGAAGTTGGACATG GTACTCTGGCGGAGAAGGCTTTGCTTGCGGTGTTACCTCCAGAGAATGACTTCCCGTACACCGTTCGTGTCAATTCAGAAGTCATGGCCTCTGATGGTTCAACTTCAATGGCAACTGTATGTGGAG GAAGTATGGCTTTGATGGATGCTGGCATTCCTGTAAGGGAACATGTCGCTGGTGTTTCAGTGGGCCTTGTTACAGAAGTGGATCCATCAACTGGGATGATAAATGATTATCGCATACTGACAGATATATTG GGTCTTGAAGATCACCTAGGGGACATGGACTTCAAAATTGCCGGAACAAGAAAAGGAATTACTGCAATTCAGTTAGATATAAAACCTGCTGGAATACCTGTAGACATAATTTGCGAATGTTTAGAACCAGCACGAAAGGGCCGCAATCATATCCTTGACCGCATGGAGCAAGAAATATGTGCGCCACGTACCATGGGTGATGGAAGTACCCCTCGATTAG CAACTTTGAAGTTTAGCAATAACTCCATTCAACGTTTGCTTGGGCCTCTAGGTTCTCAAAGGAAAAAAATTGAACAAGAAACAG gtgCACGAATTGCTGTAAGTGATGGGACAGTTACTATAGTTGCGAAAAATCGGTCAGTTATGGAAAAAGCCAAAGAACAG GTTGATTTTCTTATTGGACGTGAAATTGAAGTTGGTGGAATTTACAAAGGTGTCATCTCATCAATTAAAGAATATGGTGCTTTTGTGGAATTCAATGGTGGTCAACAAGGTCTTCTTCACATCTCTGAGCTGTCGCATGAACCG GTATCTAGAGTCTCGGATGTTGTATCTGTTGGCCAAGATCTATCAGTAATGTGCATTGGGCAGGATGTGAGAGGTAATATCAAACTGTCTCTGAAGGCCATGCTTCCCTGGGCTGGATCTGAAAAGAAGAATTTGGAGAGTCAAGATTCTGTTCCTCCAAAACAAGAAGTTAATGTTTGGGCCTCTGTGGAGAATGTGCCTATGTGCCAAGAAAATCAAGACAGTGAAGTTGAGCCTGCAACAAATTCCATGCCAGCAGTGGTAATCCGGAGTGCTGCAGAATGTGATGCACAGGACATTGCTGCTGGTCAACATTCCATCAATAAGTCTGGAAAGGGTACAAAAACTTCGCCTAGGCCTTATAATGCTTCGTCAAGACATCGGGATGATTTCAGATCAACCCTCACTAAGAGAAAGCCTATAAGCTCACCAAATCAGATACCAATGAAGAAGGAGAGTGAACCGAAAGATTTCTGTGGAAGCAAGCCAGAAACTGACAGTGGACCTGGAACCTTGTTGCATGCACTGATGCAGAATGATGCAGATGTGAAGCCTAAATCTTTAGGCTCTACCAGTGTTCGCGCAGGTTCACTGAAGCTGGGAGACCGTGTAATAGCAAAGGTATACCAGATACGCACACATGGGCTGGTACTTGAATTGGGTGGTGGATTGCGAGGAATGTATAAATTTGAG ATAAATGGCCGAAGGGATTTTGAGGTAGGTAAGGAGCTCCATGTGCAGTGTTCCAGCTTCTCTAGCAAGGGCATTCCGGTATTTTCGTTATTGGAAGATGAGTAG
- the LOC105058801 gene encoding vacuolar protein sorting-associated protein 20 homolog 1 has product MGNIFVKKPKITDVDRAILSLKTQRHKLARYQQQLDAVIEAEKQAARDLIRERRKDRALLALKKKKAQEELLKQVDAWLINVEQQLADIELTSRQKAVFESLKAGNNAIKAIQSEINLEDVHKLMDDTEEAKAYQDEINAILGERLSAEDEEDVLAEFENLESEITLQSLPAVPASSVPSTEVARETPKVQPEAGLQVEGKEDEVLELPDVPTTTPVPVALDDISTKATRTKVLEEPLPA; this is encoded by the exons ATGGGGAATATATTCGTGAAGAAACCCAAGATCACGGACGTGGATCGCGCCATCCTCTCCCTCAAGACCCAACGCCACAAGCTCGCTCGATACCAGCAGCAG CTTGATGCTGTTATTGAAGCTGAGAAGCAAGCTGCAAGGGACCTGATTCGAGAGAGGAGGAAAGACAGGGCCCTCCTTGCactaaagaagaagaaagctcAGGAAGAATTATTGAAGCAAGTTGATGCTTGGTTAATTAATGTTGAGCAACAA TTGGCAGATATTGAACTGACAAGTAGACAGAAAGCTGTATTTGAAAGCTTGAAGGCAGGCAATAATGCCATTAAAGCTATACAAAGTGAGATCAATCTGGAAGATGTTCACAAGTTGATGGATGATACAGAAGAGGCAAAGGCTTATCAAGAT GAAATAAATGCAATCCTAGGCGAGCGGTTATCTGCTGAGGATGAGGAAGATGTTTTAGCAGAATTTGAGAACTTGGAAAGTGAG ATCACACTGCAGTCTTTGCCAGCAGTTCCTGCTTCATCGGTACCATCCACAGAAGTAGCTAGAGAGACACCTAAAGTGCAGCCAGAAGCAGGACTCCAAGTTGAAGGCAAAGAAGATGAGGTTCTTGAGCTTCCTGATGTGCCTACCACAACCCCAGTCCCAGTGGCATTGGATGACATCTCAACTAAAGCAACAAGGACaaaag TTTTGGAGGAACCACTACCTGCTTGA
- the LOC105058802 gene encoding polyribonucleotide nucleotidyltransferase 2, mitochondrial isoform X1 — MAVAALRGRAYPLMSSVPSFLTWRRLGFRSFCSGHLGFLSQPPEAESTAAAGPVPGSKILETFREEFEIGSRTISIETGKVARFANGSVVITMDETNVLSTVASARGDGARDFLPLTVDYQEKQYAQGVIPTTFMRREGAPKERELLCGRLIDRPIRPLFPPGFYHDVQVMVNVLSSDGKHDPDVMAANATSAALMLSGIPWNGPIGVIRVGRIDGKFVFNPTMDELSLSDLNLVYACTRDRTLMIDVQAREISEKDLQAGLKLAHPEAVKYIDPQIRLAEKAGKKKKEYKLSMISDRTLEKIRSLAEAPIEAVFTDSTYGKFERGEALDKITHAVKAKLEEEGDEESLNVLPKAIDMVRKKIIRHRIIKEGVRVDGRQLDEVRPLYCESGTYPILHGSSLFSRGDTQVLCTVTLGAPGDAQRLDSIVGPPTKRFMLHYSFPPFSINEVGKRGGLNRREVGHGTLAEKALLAVLPPENDFPYTVRVNSEVMASDGSTSMATVCGGSMALMDAGIPVREHVAGVSVGLVTEVDPSTGMINDYRILTDILGLEDHLGDMDFKIAGTRKGITAIQLDIKPAGIPVDIICECLEPARKGRNHILDRMEQEICAPRTMGDGSTPRLATLKFSNNSIQRLLGPLGSQRKKIEQETGARIAVSDGTVTIVAKNRSVMEKAKEQVDFLIGREIEVGGIYKGVISSIKEYGAFVEFNGGQQGLLHISELSHEPVSRVSDVVSVGQDLSVMCIGQDVRGNIKLSLKAMLPWAGSEKKNLESQDSVPPKQEVNVWASVENVPMCQENQDSEVEPATNSMPAVVIRSAAECDAQDIAAGQHSINKSGKGTKTSPRPYNASSRHRDDFRSTLTKRKPISSPNQIPMKKESEPKDFCGSKPETDSGPGTLLHALMQNDADVKPKSLGSTSVRAGSLKLGDRVIAKVYQIRTHGLVLELGGGLRGMYKFEINGRRDFEVGKELHVQCSSFSSKGIPVFSLLEDE, encoded by the exons ATGGCGGTGGCGGCTCTGAGGGGGAGGGCGTACCCTCTGATGTCGTCGGTGCCCTCCTTCCTCACGTGGCGCCGCCTCGGCTTCCGTTCCTTCTGCAGTGGCCACCTCGGCTTCCTCTCCCAGCCCCCGGAGGCAGAGTCCACCGCGGCCGCTGGTCCCGTCCCCGGCTCGAAGATCCTAGAGACTTtcagggaggagttcgagatCGGATCCCGCACCATCTCCATCGAGACCGGTAAGGTTGCTAGGTTCGCCAACGGATCCGTCGTCATCACCATGGACGAGACCAACGTGCTCTCCACCGTCGCCTCCGCCAGGGGGGACGGGGCTCGCGATTTCTTGCCCCTCACC GTTGATTATCAAGAAAAGCAATATGCACAAGGTGTCATTCCTACCACATTCATGCGCAGGGAGGGTGCCCCCAAGGAACGCGAACTTTTATGTGGTCGTCTTATTGACCGACCTATCCGTCCACTCTTTCCTCCAGGCTTTTACCATGATGTCCAG GTCATGGTAAATGTTCTTTCGTCTGATGGGAAGCATGATCCAGACGTAATGGCAGCGAATGCCACATCTGCTGCTCTTATGCTATCTGGTATCCCTTGGAATGGGCCTATTGGTGTGATACGTGTGGGGAGGATAGATGGGAAATTTGTTTTTAATCCAACCATGGATGAG CTAAGCTTAAGTGATCTCAACTTGGTCTATGCATGTACAAGGGACAGGACACTAATGATAGATGTACAAGCTCGTGAGATCTCAGAAAAAGATCTACAAGCTGGATTAAAGCTTGCACATCCTGAG GCTGTCAAATACATTGACCCCCAGATTAGATTGGCTGAAAAAGCTggcaaaaagaagaaagaatataAATTATCAATGATTTCAGATAGGACACTAGAGAAGATACGGAGCTTGGCGGAAGCACCTATTGAAGCTGTCTTTACGGATTCGACATATGGCAAG TTTGAACGTGGAGAGGCCTTGGATAAAATTACTCATGCTGTAAAAGCCAAACTTGAAGAAGAAGGTGATGAAGAGAGCTTGAATGTTCTGCCAAAGGCAATTGATATGGTTAGGAAAAAG ATAATTCGCCATAGGATCATCAAGGAAGGTGTTAGAGTTGATGGTAGACAACTTGATGAAGTTAGACCTTTGTATTGTGAATCTGGTACATATCCCATTTTACATGGATCCTCACTTTTCTCACGTGGAGACACTCAG GTACTATGCACAGTTACACTTGGGGCTCCTGGAGATGCTCAACGACTGGACTCTATTGTTGGCCCCCCTACAAAACGTTTCATGCTTCACTATAGTTTTCCACCATTCTCAATCAATGAGGTTGGCAAGCGCGGTGGTTTGAATAGGCGCGAAGTTGGACATG GTACTCTGGCGGAGAAGGCTTTGCTTGCGGTGTTACCTCCAGAGAATGACTTCCCGTACACCGTTCGTGTCAATTCAGAAGTCATGGCCTCTGATGGTTCAACTTCAATGGCAACTGTATGTGGAG GAAGTATGGCTTTGATGGATGCTGGCATTCCTGTAAGGGAACATGTCGCTGGTGTTTCAGTGGGCCTTGTTACAGAAGTGGATCCATCAACTGGGATGATAAATGATTATCGCATACTGACAGATATATTG GGTCTTGAAGATCACCTAGGGGACATGGACTTCAAAATTGCCGGAACAAGAAAAGGAATTACTGCAATTCAGTTAGATATAAAACCTGCTGGAATACCTGTAGACATAATTTGCGAATGTTTAGAACCAGCACGAAAGGGCCGCAATCATATCCTTGACCGCATGGAGCAAGAAATATGTGCGCCACGTACCATGGGTGATGGAAGTACCCCTCGATTAG CAACTTTGAAGTTTAGCAATAACTCCATTCAACGTTTGCTTGGGCCTCTAGGTTCTCAAAGGAAAAAAATTGAACAAGAAACAG gtgCACGAATTGCTGTAAGTGATGGGACAGTTACTATAGTTGCGAAAAATCGGTCAGTTATGGAAAAAGCCAAAGAACAG GTTGATTTTCTTATTGGACGTGAAATTGAAGTTGGTGGAATTTACAAAGGTGTCATCTCATCAATTAAAGAATATGGTGCTTTTGTGGAATTCAATGGTGGTCAACAAGGTCTTCTTCACATCTCTGAGCTGTCGCATGAACCG GTATCTAGAGTCTCGGATGTTGTATCTGTTGGCCAAGATCTATCAGTAATGTGCATTGGGCAGGATGTGAGAGGTAATATCAAACTGTCTCTGAAGGCCATGCTTCCCTGGGCTGGATCTGAAAAGAAGAATTTGGAGAGTCAAGATTCTGTTCCTCCAAAACAAGAAGTTAATGTTTGGGCCTCTGTGGAGAATGTGCCTATGTGCCAAGAAAATCAAGACAGTGAAGTTGAGCCTGCAACAAATTCCATGCCAGCAGTGGTAATCCGGAGTGCTGCAGAATGTGATGCACAGGACATTGCTGCTGGTCAACATTCCATCAATAAGTCTGGAAAGGGTACAAAAACTTCGCCTAGGCCTTATAATGCTTCGTCAAGACATCGGGATGATTTCAGATCAACCCTCACTAAGAGAAAGCCTATAAGCTCACCAAATCAGATACCAATGAAGAAGGAGAGTGAACCGAAAGATTTCTGTGGAAGCAAGCCAGAAACTGACAGTGGACCTGGAACCTTGTTGCATGCACTGATGCAGAATGATGCAGATGTGAAGCCTAAATCTTTAGGCTCTACCAGTGTTCGCGCAGGTTCACTGAAGCTGGGAGACCGTGTAATAGCAAAGGTATACCAGATACGCACACATGGGCTGGTACTTGAATTGGGTGGTGGATTGCGAGGAATGTATAAATTTGAG ATAAATGGCCGAAGGGATTTTGAGGTAGGTAAGGAGCTCCATGTGCAGTGTTCCAGCTTCTCTAGCAAGGGCATTCCGGTATTTTCGTTATTGGAAGATGAGTAG